A stretch of alpha proteobacterium HIMB59 DNA encodes these proteins:
- a CDS encoding glutamine--fructose-6-phosphate transaminase (isomerizing) (PFAM: SIS domain; Glutamine amidotransferases class-II~TIGRFAM: glucosamine--fructose-6-phosphate aminotransferase (isomerizing)): MCGIVGILNSESLKSEAIEILKKLEYRGYDSAGISLFSQKKIRTIKSVGKISNLEKKSKNVKDKSFSGVIGHTRWATHGVVSRNNAHPFANENLTLVCNGIIENYSKIQNRYKEIPKNIKSDTEVSFYYLSYLIDKYKDPDEAIKVFHKTIRGNFAFVIFIKRNNSFYILKNGSPISISNKNQSFYICSDSSILSNYHDTIFHCEDGDIIKIYESKISYLQKKIKITFQKNISYQNPYDKGEYQHFMLKEIHEQPIVLKSTQTKYTSEYFVDFETKFRHLFEVDKIVLVGCGTAYHASMVGEYYFNHFTNKEVSTELASELRYKKINKNKQILFIFISQSGETMDTLMALKYVKKMNHKSIVITNSLESSMVREAEVTIPTYAQKEVGVASTKAFTCQLLSLANLALEVGRMEKTTSNQIYKMNIGLLTKLPSKIEKLIKEFTPVAKIISKKLAQANACYFIGRNIAYPIALEGSLKLKEISYMHSEGFPGGEMKHGPIALIDKDSITVCLIPNNDLFEKSVSNAQEISARNGKIIILSSVRNMSKINGEIKMINMPKENIIDTPFIYTIPLQLISYYFALNEGTDIDQPRNLAKSVTVE, encoded by the coding sequence ATGTGTGGTATTGTTGGTATTTTAAATTCTGAATCTTTAAAGTCTGAAGCAATAGAAATTTTAAAGAAATTAGAATACAGAGGCTATGACTCAGCTGGGATTTCTTTATTTTCTCAAAAAAAAATAAGAACTATTAAGAGCGTAGGGAAAATTTCAAATTTAGAAAAAAAATCAAAAAATGTAAAAGATAAGTCTTTTTCAGGTGTCATTGGTCATACTCGATGGGCCACTCATGGAGTAGTAAGCAGAAACAATGCGCATCCCTTTGCCAATGAGAACCTTACATTGGTATGTAATGGTATAATTGAAAATTATAGTAAAATTCAAAATCGATATAAAGAAATTCCTAAGAATATTAAATCTGATACTGAAGTCAGTTTTTATTATTTAAGTTATTTAATTGATAAATACAAAGATCCAGATGAAGCAATTAAAGTTTTTCACAAAACAATTCGTGGAAATTTTGCATTCGTTATTTTTATAAAAAGAAATAACAGTTTTTATATTTTAAAGAATGGAAGCCCTATATCTATCTCAAATAAAAACCAATCATTTTACATTTGTTCAGACTCATCAATTCTCTCTAATTATCATGATACTATTTTTCATTGTGAGGATGGTGACATCATTAAAATTTATGAGAGTAAAATTAGCTATCTACAAAAAAAAATTAAAATAACATTTCAAAAAAATATCTCATATCAGAATCCCTATGACAAAGGTGAATACCAACACTTCATGTTGAAAGAAATACATGAACAGCCAATTGTATTAAAAAGCACGCAAACAAAATATACTTCAGAATACTTTGTTGATTTTGAGACAAAATTTAGGCATCTCTTTGAAGTAGACAAAATTGTTCTGGTGGGTTGTGGAACCGCATATCATGCATCTATGGTAGGTGAATATTATTTTAATCATTTTACCAATAAAGAAGTAAGTACCGAATTGGCTTCGGAGTTGAGATATAAAAAAATCAACAAAAACAAACAAATACTTTTTATTTTTATCTCACAATCAGGTGAGACAATGGATACTTTGATGGCTTTAAAATATGTAAAAAAAATGAATCATAAATCTATCGTTATTACGAACTCTTTAGAGAGTAGCATGGTCAGAGAGGCAGAAGTTACCATTCCAACTTATGCTCAGAAAGAAGTTGGGGTAGCATCAACAAAAGCCTTTACTTGTCAATTACTCAGCTTAGCTAACCTAGCACTAGAAGTTGGAAGAATGGAAAAGACAACATCTAATCAAATATACAAAATGAATATTGGTCTTTTAACAAAATTACCCTCTAAAATTGAAAAACTTATTAAGGAGTTCACTCCTGTCGCTAAAATTATTTCTAAAAAATTAGCTCAAGCAAATGCTTGTTATTTTATTGGAAGAAATATTGCATATCCTATTGCTTTAGAGGGGTCCTTAAAATTAAAAGAAATTTCATACATGCATAGTGAGGGCTTCCCTGGCGGGGAGATGAAGCATGGCCCCATTGCTTTGATTGATAAGGATTCGATTACAGTTTGCCTAATTCCTAATAATGATTTGTTCGAAAAATCCGTATCAAATGCTCAAGAAATCTCTGCCAGAAATGGCAAAATCATCATTTTATCTAGTGTTAGAAATATGAGCAAAATTAATGGTGAAATCAAAATGATCAATATGCCAAAAGAAAACATTATTGACACACCTTTCATTTATACTATTCCACTTCAATTAATTTCATATTACTTTGCTTTAAACGAAGGTACTGATATCGATCAACCAAGAAATTTAGCGAAATCAGTAACTGTAGAGTAA
- a CDS encoding UDP-N-acetylglucosamine diphosphorylase/glucosamine-1-phosphate N-acetyltransferase (PFAM: Bacterial transferase hexapeptide (three repeats)~TIGRFAM: UDP-N-acetylglucosamine diphosphorylase/glucosamine-1-phosphate N-acetyltransferase), translated as MKICAIILSAGKSKRFNSEKPKFVHSISGKQLIDFNLEALEKNKNINQINIISSKVNSKFIQNKNKSIFIQNPINGTGGAIKQYFNSNKNFDYYLILLADTPIFDYKIINNFLSRGIKSKIDISVISQKVKDPSGYGRVIMKNNNLLKIVEDADCDLDEKNINLVNTGIFLISKKAIKNVDVLKKNKIKKEFYITDLIDISHKQNLKLNTYVNNKSPILGVNNFKELNDLEKASQELIKSELISSGVKILQPETVYIETDVQISRDVIIEPNVVIKKGVKIMTGTAIKSFSYLENCYIGKNCSIGPFARLRPETILQNEVRLGNFVEIKKSKLADKVKVNHLSYLGDSTVGKNTNIGAGTITCNYDGKNKYQSKIGNNCFVGTNSSIIAPVSIGENSYIAAGSVITKNVPKNYFSISRSKQKNIKNFKK; from the coding sequence ATGAAAATTTGCGCCATTATTCTTTCTGCCGGTAAAAGTAAAAGATTTAATTCAGAAAAACCAAAATTTGTTCATTCTATTTCAGGTAAGCAATTAATTGATTTCAATTTAGAAGCTCTAGAAAAAAATAAAAATATCAATCAAATAAATATTATTTCAAGTAAGGTAAATTCAAAATTTATACAAAATAAAAATAAATCAATATTTATTCAAAATCCAATTAATGGAACTGGAGGCGCCATTAAACAGTATTTCAATTCTAATAAGAATTTTGATTATTATCTAATTCTTTTGGCTGATACACCGATATTCGATTATAAGATCATTAATAATTTTTTATCTAGAGGAATTAAATCTAAAATTGATATTTCAGTTATATCTCAAAAAGTGAAAGATCCTAGTGGTTATGGTAGAGTGATTATGAAAAATAATAATTTATTAAAGATTGTAGAAGATGCTGATTGTGATCTTGATGAAAAGAATATTAATTTAGTTAATACAGGTATTTTCCTTATATCAAAAAAAGCTATCAAGAATGTTGATGTTTTAAAAAAAAATAAGATAAAAAAAGAATTCTACATAACAGATTTAATAGATATTTCACATAAGCAAAATTTAAAATTAAATACTTATGTCAATAATAAATCTCCAATACTTGGAGTAAATAATTTTAAAGAACTAAATGATTTAGAGAAAGCCTCTCAAGAACTAATTAAATCCGAATTAATAAGTTCTGGAGTTAAAATCTTACAACCAGAAACTGTTTATATTGAAACTGATGTTCAAATATCAAGAGATGTGATTATTGAACCCAATGTTGTTATTAAAAAAGGTGTAAAAATTATGACTGGAACTGCTATTAAATCATTTTCATATTTAGAAAACTGCTATATCGGAAAAAATTGTTCAATTGGACCTTTTGCAAGACTGAGACCGGAGACCATTTTACAAAATGAGGTTAGATTGGGTAATTTTGTAGAAATTAAAAAATCTAAATTGGCAGATAAAGTCAAAGTGAATCATCTATCTTATTTGGGTGACAGCACAGTGGGAAAAAATACTAATATTGGAGCAGGGACGATAACCTGTAACTATGATGGAAAGAATAAATATCAATCAAAAATTGGTAACAATTGCTTTGTGGGAACAAATTCATCTATTATTGCTCCAGTGAGTATTGGTGAAAATTCCTATATCGCAGCAGGTTCAGTAATTACAAAAAACGTTCCTAAAAACTATTTCTCCATAAGTAGGTCTAAACAAAAAAATATTAAAAATTTTAAAAAATAA
- a CDS encoding translation factor SUA5 (PFAM: yrdC domain; SUA5 domain~TIGRFAM: Sua5/YciO/YrdC/YwlC family protein), translating to MTIIVKKNYSSSLFKIIKEKLNNLELVSLPTETVYGLAGLGTKIESAKKIYKLKERPLHKKLIFHCSDIKMVKKFFFLDQENEILAKKFWPGPLTLILKRKSFLIPKTLTINNDCAVRIPKNDFTVSVIKKVGLPIVMPSANRFKKLSPINAKMVSEQFKDTNLFIIDGGKCNIGLESTLVRIIKNKLEIIRPGKISLKQIKKELPFINLKENAERYFSGTSKKHYSPNKKIFLNIKKPASNSAYLNFGKKHKKEFRNLSEKGSLDEAAKNLYHFIFLADQNQDFKTISIAPIPNRNIGEAINDRLMRASK from the coding sequence ATGACGATAATTGTAAAAAAAAATTATTCATCCTCTCTTTTTAAAATAATTAAAGAAAAACTGAACAATCTTGAATTGGTTAGTTTACCAACTGAGACAGTCTATGGTTTAGCTGGTCTTGGTACAAAAATAGAGTCTGCAAAAAAGATATACAAATTAAAAGAGAGACCTCTTCACAAGAAATTAATTTTCCATTGTTCTGATATTAAAATGGTTAAAAAATTTTTTTTCTTAGATCAAGAGAACGAAATATTGGCTAAAAAATTTTGGCCGGGTCCACTTACTCTCATTTTAAAGAGAAAATCATTCCTTATTCCAAAGACCCTTACTATTAATAATGATTGTGCGGTTAGAATACCCAAAAATGATTTTACAGTTTCTGTGATAAAAAAAGTGGGTCTGCCTATTGTAATGCCTTCAGCAAATAGATTTAAAAAGTTAAGTCCAATCAATGCAAAAATGGTTTCTGAACAATTTAAAGATACTAATTTATTTATAATTGATGGGGGAAAATGTAATATTGGTTTAGAGTCAACCCTAGTCAGAATTATAAAGAATAAGTTAGAAATTATTAGACCAGGGAAAATAAGTTTAAAACAAATTAAAAAGGAATTACCTTTCATAAATCTTAAGGAAAATGCGGAGAGGTATTTTTCTGGTACTTCTAAGAAACACTATTCTCCAAATAAAAAAATATTTTTAAATATAAAAAAACCTGCAAGCAACTCAGCCTATTTAAATTTTGGAAAAAAACATAAAAAAGAGTTTAGAAACCTCAGTGAAAAGGGGAGTTTGGATGAAGCTGCCAAAAATTTATATCATTTCATTTTTTTAGCAGATCAAAACCAAGATTTTAAAACAATATCAATTGCACCTATACCTAATAGAAATATTGGGGAGGCAATAAATGATCGTTTAATGAGAGCATCAAAATGA
- a CDS encoding FAD-dependent oxidoreductase family protein,FAD-binding protein (PFAM: FAD binding domain; FAD linked oxidases, C-terminal domain), translating to MKFPAIVKKQNERMIAYPRNTEEVSNIVKFSNKNGLNIIPLGGETNRVDGTKPDQKSKNLFISFSKMKKIIEIDTDNLILTVESGVTLKKIQQISQSKNLFFPVNIAPSDECTIGGNISTNVGGLQTLKFGNIEDHINGLEVVLSDGKVLNSLSKLKKDNFGPKLWKIFCGSEGIFGIVTKANLNLKPKKNYITTYFLEINSLHKAILLFKKIRHQFYDYLTSFEIIFPIPSTILLNKKSNFHLIVEMQSNEKNNFQKPLKNLFQKHQTKIIKLEKNKHNSWIWKKREDLVHIQKDLNFNHKFDISLPLSQWKDFILKTNKFIKKFPQFSPYFFGHLGDGNLHCNFKVENDLSKDVDILSNFIYDLTLSLNGSIAAEHGLGQKKNMLLKKYKSKEYYNFLKSLKKYLDPNKNLGTNKLFKS from the coding sequence ATGAAATTTCCGGCAATAGTTAAAAAACAAAATGAGAGAATGATTGCATATCCAAGAAATACAGAAGAGGTTTCAAACATAGTAAAGTTCTCAAATAAAAATGGTCTGAATATTATACCTCTAGGAGGTGAAACAAATAGAGTTGATGGAACAAAACCCGACCAAAAATCTAAAAATTTATTCATAAGCTTTTCTAAAATGAAAAAAATAATAGAAATAGATACAGATAACTTAATCTTAACTGTCGAGAGTGGGGTTACTTTAAAGAAAATTCAACAAATATCTCAATCAAAGAATTTATTTTTTCCTGTGAATATTGCCCCAAGTGATGAATGTACGATTGGCGGGAATATTTCAACAAATGTTGGAGGACTTCAAACTCTAAAGTTCGGAAATATTGAAGATCATATAAATGGGCTAGAGGTTGTGTTGTCTGATGGAAAGGTTTTGAATTCTTTAAGCAAATTAAAAAAAGATAACTTTGGTCCTAAATTATGGAAAATCTTTTGCGGTTCTGAAGGTATTTTTGGAATTGTTACCAAAGCTAATCTAAATTTAAAGCCCAAAAAAAATTATATTACTACATACTTTCTTGAGATAAATAGTCTACATAAAGCTATCTTACTATTTAAAAAAATAAGACATCAATTTTATGATTATCTAACTAGTTTTGAAATTATTTTTCCCATCCCAAGTACAATATTGTTAAATAAAAAATCTAACTTCCACTTAATAGTAGAAATGCAATCAAATGAAAAAAATAATTTTCAAAAACCTTTAAAAAATCTTTTTCAAAAACATCAAACAAAAATAATTAAACTAGAAAAAAATAAACATAATTCTTGGATTTGGAAAAAAAGAGAGGATCTCGTCCATATCCAAAAGGATTTAAATTTTAATCATAAATTTGATATCTCATTACCCTTATCCCAATGGAAGGATTTTATTTTAAAAACCAATAAATTTATTAAAAAGTTTCCACAATTTTCACCCTATTTCTTTGGTCATTTAGGCGATGGTAATTTACATTGCAATTTTAAAGTAGAAAATGATTTGTCTAAAGATGTAGATATTTTAAGTAATTTTATCTACGATTTGACACTATCTCTAAATGGAAGTATTGCAGCAGAACATGGACTTGGGCAAAAGAAAAACATGCTACTTAAAAAATATAAGTCGAAAGAATATTATAATTTTCTTAAAAGTTTAAAAAAGTATTTAGATCCAAATAAAAATCTTGGGACCAATAAATTATTTAAGTCCTAG
- a CDS encoding FAD dependent oxidoreductase (PFAM: FAD dependent oxidoreductase): protein MYLMNYSDNYYVRTKAYSLDSNKLNESIQCDVCIVGAGLSGITTAFYLNKINPNLKIVILEKNKIGWGASGRNGGQLLHGFSSEDYSKQKHSEDEIKTLWNFTVDAVREVKKNIKDLNLDCDLIEGYLLTSVTKSHDEELKRFIDQLQNQFKYESAQYLSKNQMQDYFDSPYYQSAMYDSECGQIHPLNYCLGLAKELLKNQNCKIYEESEVVSYKQEGRIKIQLSNKFEVTADKMVLCCNAYLDNLNKELRRKIMPVKTYVSAYTDIPDRDLSNYFKRKITVGDMLFVLNYFRLDGNNNLIFGGGVSYSNIDPINLENSLKKSIKKILPGIEKFKAWCTWSGHVAITANRFPHIGAINRDIYFAQGYSGHGLALTTMVGKMLAQTLVSDNSNFPLFEKIYHRNFPGFGVIDTPLLVLAMSYFKIKDFLGLK, encoded by the coding sequence ATGTATCTGATGAATTATTCAGATAATTATTATGTAAGAACAAAAGCATATAGTTTAGATTCTAACAAATTAAATGAAAGCATACAATGTGATGTTTGCATTGTAGGAGCTGGTCTTTCTGGCATAACTACGGCCTTTTACCTAAATAAAATAAACCCTAATCTTAAAATCGTAATTTTAGAGAAAAATAAGATAGGTTGGGGAGCTTCTGGAAGAAATGGTGGACAACTTTTGCATGGTTTTTCATCAGAGGATTATTCAAAGCAAAAACACAGCGAAGATGAAATAAAAACTCTATGGAATTTTACTGTAGATGCAGTTCGAGAAGTTAAAAAAAATATTAAAGACCTTAATTTAGACTGTGATCTTATTGAAGGATATTTATTAACAAGTGTTACGAAATCTCATGATGAAGAATTAAAAAGATTTATAGATCAACTTCAAAATCAATTCAAATACGAGTCAGCTCAATATTTATCCAAAAATCAAATGCAAGATTATTTTGATAGCCCATATTACCAGTCAGCTATGTATGACTCTGAATGTGGGCAAATCCATCCTTTAAATTACTGCCTCGGTTTAGCTAAAGAACTTCTTAAAAATCAAAATTGTAAGATTTATGAAGAAAGTGAAGTGGTTTCATATAAGCAGGAGGGAAGAATAAAAATACAGCTATCTAATAAATTTGAAGTAACAGCTGACAAAATGGTTCTATGTTGCAATGCATACTTAGATAACCTGAATAAAGAGCTTCGAAGAAAAATTATGCCAGTAAAAACTTATGTTTCAGCATATACCGATATTCCAGATCGAGATTTATCAAATTACTTTAAAAGAAAAATTACTGTGGGAGATATGTTGTTTGTTTTAAATTATTTCCGATTAGATGGAAATAATAACTTAATATTTGGTGGAGGGGTAAGTTATTCAAATATAGATCCAATAAATTTAGAAAATTCGTTAAAAAAAAGTATTAAAAAAATACTTCCTGGCATCGAGAAATTTAAAGCATGGTGTACATGGAGTGGTCATGTTGCAATTACTGCAAATAGATTTCCTCATATTGGCGCCATCAATAGAGATATTTATTTTGCTCAAGGCTATTCTGGTCATGGCCTTGCTTTAACTACTATGGTAGGAAAAATGTTGGCACAAACTCTAGTATCAGATAATTCAAATTTTCCCTTATTTGAAAAAATATATCATCGTAATTTTCCAGGATTTGGTGTAATTGATACTCCACTTTTAGTCCTTGCGATGAGTTATTTTAAAATCAAAGATTTTCTAGGACTTAAATAA
- a CDS encoding glutamine synthetase-like protein,glutamine synthetase family protein (PFAM: Glutamine synthetase, catalytic domain; Glutamine synthetase, beta-Grasp domain): MNNYIEWFKKNKITEVECLIPDNSGIPRGKILPTKKFLSSFESGGLRLPLHLFKLAVSRSVSYSIDDQLLNPTDGDFILKPDFNTLRVVPWYEEPTAQIICDAVDSKENEIEVYSRGILKRVINLFNNIGLEPIIAPEIEFYLVKKNNDPDYPLETPSGQSGRIEKGNQSYGIDAINEFDHIFEDLYDYCEAQDLDVENINHEDGPAQMEINFKHGNPLDLADQVFLFKRTLRQTALKHNLYATFMAKPLEDSPGNSMHIHQSLLKKGKPVFVNKDLKTTSYFDRYLGGLQKYSKSFLPLFAPNVNSFKRLRGYWEEGTPFNLNWGYENRTCGFRVPNFNSAQQARIENRLCGSDVNPYLAISATLAAGYLGIKKKLKATQETKKAAYNVNVSLTESIYQSIDMFSRSKEAKEIFGETFVELFCSIKDLEVNAYNKIITAWEREYLLLNV, translated from the coding sequence ATGAATAATTACATAGAATGGTTTAAAAAGAATAAAATTACGGAGGTGGAATGTCTAATTCCAGATAATTCGGGTATTCCAAGAGGTAAAATTCTTCCAACCAAAAAATTTTTAAGCTCTTTTGAATCTGGAGGGCTGAGACTACCTCTTCATTTATTTAAATTAGCGGTATCTAGAAGTGTCTCTTATTCAATTGATGATCAACTTTTAAATCCTACTGATGGGGATTTTATATTAAAACCAGATTTTAATACTTTAAGAGTAGTACCCTGGTATGAGGAGCCTACTGCGCAAATAATTTGTGATGCTGTGGATAGTAAAGAAAATGAAATTGAAGTTTATTCAAGAGGAATTTTAAAAAGAGTAATAAATTTATTTAATAATATTGGTCTCGAACCTATCATTGCTCCAGAAATTGAATTTTATTTAGTTAAAAAAAACAACGATCCAGATTATCCACTTGAGACACCTTCAGGGCAATCAGGAAGAATAGAAAAAGGAAATCAATCATATGGCATCGATGCCATTAATGAATTTGATCATATTTTTGAAGATCTTTATGACTATTGTGAGGCACAAGACTTAGATGTTGAGAATATAAATCACGAAGATGGGCCAGCTCAAATGGAAATTAATTTTAAGCATGGCAATCCATTAGATTTAGCAGATCAGGTCTTTTTATTTAAAAGAACATTAAGACAAACTGCACTTAAACATAATCTCTATGCTACTTTTATGGCTAAACCATTAGAGGACTCCCCAGGCAATTCAATGCATATACACCAATCTTTATTAAAAAAAGGAAAGCCAGTTTTTGTAAATAAAGATTTAAAAACAACTAGTTACTTTGATCGCTATCTTGGAGGTTTGCAGAAATATTCAAAATCCTTCCTGCCTTTATTTGCCCCTAACGTTAATTCTTTTAAAAGATTAAGAGGTTATTGGGAAGAAGGAACTCCATTTAATCTTAACTGGGGCTACGAAAATAGAACATGTGGATTTAGAGTACCAAACTTTAATTCAGCTCAGCAAGCTAGAATTGAAAACAGACTTTGTGGATCGGATGTTAATCCTTATTTGGCAATATCTGCCACTTTGGCTGCTGGCTACCTAGGTATCAAAAAGAAGTTAAAGGCTACACAAGAAACCAAAAAAGCAGCATATAATGTAAACGTTTCCCTAACTGAAAGTATTTATCAGTCAATAGATATGTTTTCTCGATCAAAAGAAGCAAAGGAAATTTTTGGAGAGACATTTGTTGAGCTTTTTTGTTCAATTAAAGATTTAGAAGTTAACGCCTATAATAAAATTATTACCGCTTGGGAACGTGAATATTTACTTTTGAACGTTTGA
- a CDS encoding Binding-protein-dependent transport system inner membrane component (PFAM: Binding-protein-dependent transport system inner membrane component; overlaps another CDS with the same product name), whose amino-acid sequence MQNIILKMNKIFLKSFFLTVGFAFLYFPILTLIAYSFNDNKRVMVWKGFSFRWYGELFQNEQILEAFMISIKIASLSATFATLLGVMIGYSLVRIPKIPWRPFFIFLSSSPLVMPEIILGLSLLLFFISSNHLIGFPSSKGQLTVLISHITFSVAFVAVIIQSRLSSYDKNIEEAAQDLGTVPNKIFWKITAPVILPSIISGWLLAFTLSLDDLVVASFTTGPGANTLPIVVFSKVRLGLSPEVNALSSIIMLFVVVAAIIFYFVNRSNVQK is encoded by the coding sequence ATGCAAAATATAATTTTAAAAATGAATAAAATATTTCTTAAATCATTTTTCTTAACAGTTGGATTTGCTTTTTTATATTTTCCTATTTTGACGTTAATAGCCTATTCCTTTAATGATAATAAAAGGGTGATGGTATGGAAAGGTTTTTCTTTTAGATGGTATGGTGAACTTTTTCAAAATGAACAAATCTTAGAAGCCTTTATGATAAGTATAAAGATCGCATCTTTATCTGCTACTTTTGCAACTTTATTAGGAGTGATGATTGGATATTCTTTGGTAAGGATTCCTAAGATTCCCTGGCGCCCATTTTTTATTTTTTTAAGTTCTTCTCCTTTGGTAATGCCAGAAATCATATTAGGACTATCATTATTGTTATTTTTTATTTCTTCTAACCATTTAATTGGATTTCCTTCAAGTAAAGGCCAATTAACAGTTTTAATTTCGCATATTACTTTTTCTGTAGCTTTTGTTGCTGTCATAATTCAATCTCGATTAAGTAGTTATGATAAGAATATTGAAGAAGCTGCTCAAGATTTAGGAACTGTACCTAATAAAATTTTTTGGAAGATTACTGCTCCGGTAATTTTACCTTCTATTATTTCAGGTTGGCTTCTAGCTTTTACTCTATCTTTAGACGATTTAGTTGTAGCTAGTTTCACAACGGGCCCTGGAGCTAATACATTACCTATAGTAGTTTTTTCAAAAGTAAGATTAGGCTTAAGTCCTGAAGTTAATGCACTATCATCAATAATTATGTTATTTGTAGTAGTTGCAGCAATTATTTTTTACTTTGTTAATCGATCAAACGTTCAAAAGTAA
- a CDS encoding Binding-protein-dependent transport system inner membrane component (PFAM: Binding-protein-dependent transport system inner membrane component; overlaps another CDS with the same product name) yields MTRSYVRGAKTLFFSLMTNLLKKQNFWFVFTPYFWLVLFFFIPLALIFKISISVSEWGMPPYRDMFAFTEEGFSINATLSNYAFIFSDSFYLRSYLNSLTLAFTSTLICLLIGYPIAFYVAKSKENVRNLLLILLIIPFWTSFLLRVYAWKVILQGSGIINTILIKFGFIDQPLSMLHNHYAVILGVVYTYLPFMILPLYGYLVKFDLNLIDASSDLGAKPFKTFFKVIIPLSLPGIVAGSMLVFIPVVGEFVIPELLGGSDKLYFGKIIWDEFFINRDWPIASALAMSGIFILVIPIIIFQLMYAKYNFKNE; encoded by the coding sequence ATGACAAGGTCATATGTACGTGGAGCGAAGACTCTATTTTTTTCTTTGATGACTAATTTATTAAAAAAACAAAACTTTTGGTTTGTTTTCACTCCATATTTTTGGTTAGTTTTATTCTTTTTTATCCCGTTAGCGTTGATATTCAAAATTTCTATCTCTGTTTCTGAATGGGGGATGCCACCATATCGAGATATGTTTGCTTTTACTGAGGAAGGATTTTCAATAAATGCAACTTTATCAAATTATGCATTTATTTTCTCAGACTCATTTTATTTGAGATCTTATTTAAATTCTTTAACTCTAGCCTTCACTTCAACATTGATATGTTTGCTCATTGGTTATCCGATTGCTTTTTATGTAGCTAAATCTAAAGAAAATGTAAGAAATTTATTGCTTATTTTATTGATTATCCCTTTTTGGACATCTTTTTTATTAAGAGTTTATGCCTGGAAGGTAATTCTGCAAGGTTCGGGAATAATCAATACTATTTTGATAAAGTTTGGATTTATTGATCAACCTTTATCTATGCTGCATAACCACTATGCTGTGATCCTAGGGGTTGTCTATACATACTTACCTTTTATGATTCTGCCTTTATATGGATATTTAGTTAAATTTGATTTGAATTTAATTGATGCCTCAAGTGACTTAGGAGCAAAGCCCTTTAAAACCTTTTTTAAAGTCATTATCCCATTGTCTTTACCAGGAATTGTAGCGGGAAGTATGTTGGTTTTTATACCTGTAGTAGGGGAATTTGTTATTCCTGAGCTACTTGGTGGAAGTGACAAACTATATTTTGGGAAAATTATTTGGGATGAGTTTTTTATAAATAGAGATTGGCCAATTGCAAGTGCTTTAGCCATGTCTGGTATATTTATTTTAGTAATTCCAATAATCATATTTCAATTAATGTATGCAAAATATAATTTTAAAAATGAATAA